In Hwangdonia lutea, a single window of DNA contains:
- a CDS encoding LuxR C-terminal-related transcriptional regulator, with protein sequence MNGSSIKHVYKEIFKSYDNPSLEKHIEKIIELDTFLPYSSTFFCITNTQNLTFEYISKNMPACLGLDKKVLESKGMRYLWSRMHPNDLEEWLQALNELMDFTLKNTKVEDRKRMSYTWNYRLKNSNNDYVNIVQNTTPLGFDSDFKPIIGLAHYTVLSPEIKLQVCATAKLLNEKNEYETIYFNNCSQKLLSEGISNRERDIVRLLVLNYSSKQIGDKLSISPNTVDTHRRNILKKLNISSTGELIGMLKMNENFI encoded by the coding sequence ATGAATGGTTCGAGTATTAAGCATGTATATAAAGAAATATTCAAATCTTACGATAACCCTTCCCTTGAAAAGCATATTGAAAAAATTATTGAGCTAGATACTTTCCTACCATATAGCTCAACATTTTTCTGCATTACAAACACGCAAAATTTAACCTTCGAGTATATTAGTAAAAACATGCCCGCTTGTCTTGGGTTGGATAAAAAAGTATTAGAAAGCAAAGGGATGCGATATTTATGGAGCAGAATGCACCCTAATGATTTGGAGGAATGGTTGCAGGCACTAAACGAACTGATGGATTTTACCTTAAAAAACACGAAGGTTGAGGACAGAAAAAGAATGAGCTATACGTGGAATTACCGACTGAAGAATTCTAATAACGATTATGTTAATATTGTACAAAACACGACACCATTAGGTTTTGATAGTGATTTTAAACCTATAATTGGGTTAGCTCATTATACAGTGTTATCACCAGAAATTAAATTACAGGTATGTGCAACAGCTAAATTGTTGAATGAGAAAAATGAATACGAGACTATTTATTTTAATAACTGTTCTCAAAAACTGTTGTCTGAAGGAATAAGTAATAGAGAACGAGATATTGTTAGGTTGCTGGTTTTAAATTACTCGAGCAAACAGATAGGCGATAAGCTAAGTATTAGCCCGAACACCGTAGATACACATCGAAGGAATATTCTTAAAAAACTCAACATATCATCAACGGGAGAGCTTATAGGAATGCTTAAAATGAATGAAAATTTCATATAA
- a CDS encoding bifunctional folylpolyglutamate synthase/dihydrofolate synthase, translating to MTYQDTLNWMFVQLPMYQKQGKSAYKTDLSNTVLLAYQLNNPHKNFKSIHVAGTNGKGSTSHMLASILQEAGYKVGLYTSPHLKDFRERIKINGNEISKQFVVGFIKRNKAFFEANQLSFFEMTVGMAFEYFSKAKVDIAVIEVGLGGRLDSTNIITPEVSVITNIGMDHTQFLGNTLEAIAFEKGGVIKPQIPVVIGETQKETKAVFQALAEANNSNIIFADKEITNTLKSDLLGRYQSKNIKTAIQTIKVLQNKGYKISEKNIKQGLLQVVKNTGLLGRWQTLNDKPKVVCDTGHNREGLQHVMQQLLNEKYDVLHIVFGVVNDKDLSTIVDLLSKNAVYYFCKPNIPRGMDAHKLKAEFNKHNLKGEAYNSVNEAYKTAFEQASLTDFIFVGGSTFVVAEII from the coding sequence ATGACATATCAAGATACACTCAATTGGATGTTCGTTCAGCTGCCAATGTATCAAAAACAGGGTAAATCAGCTTATAAAACAGATTTAAGCAATACGGTTTTACTCGCTTATCAATTAAATAATCCGCACAAAAATTTCAAATCCATTCATGTTGCTGGCACTAACGGAAAAGGTTCAACAAGCCATATGTTGGCATCCATTCTCCAAGAGGCCGGTTATAAAGTGGGGCTTTATACATCGCCGCATTTAAAAGATTTTAGAGAGCGTATTAAAATCAACGGAAACGAAATTAGTAAACAGTTTGTTGTTGGGTTTATAAAGCGAAATAAAGCTTTTTTTGAAGCCAATCAATTGTCTTTTTTTGAAATGACAGTTGGTATGGCATTCGAGTATTTTTCAAAAGCTAAAGTTGATATTGCCGTTATTGAAGTCGGTTTAGGTGGGAGGTTGGATTCCACAAATATTATTACTCCAGAAGTTTCTGTAATAACAAACATTGGGATGGATCATACCCAGTTTTTAGGAAACACACTCGAAGCGATTGCTTTTGAAAAAGGCGGTGTTATAAAACCCCAAATTCCAGTGGTTATTGGCGAAACTCAAAAAGAAACCAAAGCCGTTTTTCAAGCATTGGCTGAAGCTAACAACTCCAATATCATTTTTGCCGATAAAGAAATTACCAATACATTGAAATCAGATTTATTAGGAAGGTATCAATCCAAAAATATTAAAACTGCCATCCAAACCATAAAAGTACTTCAAAATAAAGGCTATAAAATTTCAGAAAAAAACATAAAACAAGGTTTGTTGCAGGTTGTAAAAAACACGGGCTTGTTGGGGCGATGGCAAACTTTAAACGATAAACCTAAAGTGGTTTGCGATACCGGGCATAATAGAGAAGGATTGCAGCATGTGATGCAGCAACTATTAAATGAAAAATACGATGTGCTTCATATTGTTTTTGGGGTTGTTAATGATAAAGACTTAAGTACTATTGTAGACTTGCTTTCCAAAAATGCCGTTTATTATTTTTGTAAACCAAATATTCCCAGAGGGATGGATGCCCATAAACTAAAAGCAGAGTTTAACAAACACAACTTAAAGGGAGAGGCTTATAATTCTGTAAATGAAGCCTATAAAACAGCTTTTGAACAAGCCAGTTTAACTGATTTTATCTTTGTTGGAGGCAGCACTTTTGTGGTTGCAGAAATAATTTAA
- a CDS encoding energy transducer TonB, with product MKYFETIHEKNSARITALIAIILLVLLFVVGTTYMDPPEEYGVAVNFGTSNFGKGNVQPKKPIKSEPKNIEKPPQPEVTKSEPTTSAETKEEVLTEDNSEAIAIKKQKEAEAKAKAIADAKAKAEADRIAKEKREQEEKKKKLDALIGGVSKSEGTETGSEGNDNKAGDKGQLDGDPYAPSYFGPGSGSGTGGVGYGLNGRGRASYKTIKQDCNESGRVVVRIEVDRSGNVIKAEPGQRGTTNTAQCLLEPAKKIALSHKWPADSKAPAKQIGFVSVNFKLSQ from the coding sequence ATGAAATATTTTGAAACCATACATGAAAAGAATTCTGCTAGAATCACAGCGTTGATTGCTATCATTCTTCTCGTGCTATTGTTTGTGGTTGGTACAACGTATATGGATCCGCCAGAAGAGTACGGAGTAGCTGTAAATTTTGGAACTTCAAATTTTGGTAAAGGCAATGTGCAGCCTAAAAAACCTATAAAATCGGAGCCAAAGAACATTGAAAAACCACCGCAACCCGAGGTTACAAAATCAGAACCAACAACATCTGCTGAAACTAAAGAAGAGGTTTTAACCGAAGATAATTCGGAAGCCATCGCCATAAAAAAACAGAAGGAAGCTGAGGCTAAAGCCAAAGCCATTGCCGATGCAAAGGCAAAAGCAGAAGCCGATAGAATTGCCAAAGAAAAGCGCGAGCAAGAAGAAAAAAAGAAAAAGTTGGATGCCTTAATTGGTGGTGTGAGTAAATCTGAAGGCACAGAAACGGGTAGTGAAGGTAACGATAATAAAGCCGGCGATAAGGGGCAATTGGATGGGGACCCTTATGCACCAAGTTATTTTGGTCCGGGGTCTGGCTCAGGAACGGGTGGCGTTGGCTACGGTTTAAATGGTCGAGGTAGAGCATCTTATAAAACCATTAAACAAGATTGCAACGAGTCGGGTAGAGTTGTGGTTAGGATTGAAGTGGATAGAAGTGGTAACGTTATAAAAGCGGAGCCGGGTCAAAGAGGTACAACCAATACTGCACAGTGTTTGTTAGAACCCGCAAAAAAAATTGCCTTATCCCATAAATGGCCGGCAGATTCAAAAGCACCCGCCAAACAAATCGGTTTTGTTAGTGTAAACTTTAAATTAAGTCAATAA
- a CDS encoding ExbD/TolR family protein has translation MNFRGRNKVTPEFNMSSMTDIVFLLLIFFMIASTLVTTNAIDIILPKASGKTENKRSVAVSIKKDLTYYIDQKRVGVSVLENELLAALSSQEKPTIVLRAEKSVPVENVVKVMDIANRNKFKVILAVKPN, from the coding sequence ATGAATTTTAGAGGAAGAAATAAGGTTACGCCAGAATTCAATATGTCGTCCATGACAGATATTGTATTTCTGTTGCTTATCTTTTTTATGATTGCTTCAACTTTGGTTACCACGAATGCAATTGATATTATTTTGCCAAAAGCAAGCGGAAAGACCGAAAACAAAAGATCGGTTGCCGTAAGTATTAAAAAAGATTTAACCTATTATATCGATCAAAAACGCGTGGGTGTTAGTGTTTTAGAGAATGAATTGTTAGCTGCATTATCATCACAAGAAAAACCAACTATAGTTTTAAGAGCTGAAAAATCGGTACCCGTTGAAAATGTTGTAAAAGTAATGGACATCGCCAATAGAAATAAGTTCAAAGTCATATTAGCTGTAAAGCCTAATTAA
- a CDS encoding MotA/TolQ/ExbB proton channel family protein, which yields MLNILLLNMQEGAELLTDEESVEKTLSIIELISSGGVAGQVIIAILFLLLIVASYIYFERLFAIKAASKIDANFMNQIKDHVSNGKIDSAQMLCAQVNSPVSRLIGKGISRIGKPLADINTAIENAGRLEIYGLEKNVSVLATISGAAPMIGFLGTVVGMILAIFELANAGGTIEMDVLASGLYTAMTTTVAGLIVGIIGYIAYNHLVVRTDKVVYQMEANSLEFLDHLNEPT from the coding sequence ATGCTAAATATTTTATTACTAAACATGCAAGAAGGGGCAGAATTGCTTACCGATGAGGAATCCGTTGAAAAAACACTTTCAATTATCGAATTAATAAGTAGTGGTGGCGTAGCCGGACAAGTTATAATTGCCATTTTGTTTCTATTACTTATAGTCGCTTCATACATTTATTTTGAACGATTATTTGCCATAAAAGCGGCCTCAAAAATCGATGCTAATTTTATGAATCAAATTAAGGACCACGTGAGTAACGGTAAAATTGATTCGGCACAAATGCTTTGTGCTCAAGTAAATTCACCGGTATCAAGGCTAATAGGCAAAGGAATATCGAGAATAGGCAAACCACTTGCAGACATTAATACAGCCATTGAAAACGCCGGCCGTTTAGAGATTTACGGCTTAGAAAAAAACGTGAGCGTACTCGCTACCATTTCCGGAGCAGCGCCCATGATAGGATTTCTTGGTACGGTTGTTGGAATGATACTGGCTATATTTGAACTCGCAAACGCTGGCGGCACCATTGAAATGGACGTTTTGGCTAGCGGATTATACACCGCCATGACTACCACTGTTGCCGGTTTAATTGTGGGAATTATTGGCTACATTGCCTATAATCATTTAGTGGTAAGAACAGATAAGGTGGTGTATCAAATGGAGGCAAACTCCTTGGAGTTTCTAGATCACTTAAACGAACCTACATAG
- the nhaD gene encoding sodium:proton antiporter NhaD, translating to MELAIILIFVIGYLAITLEHNLKIDKLIPALVMMAICWALIALGIEGFSQWFDSANHSLLDNFGGLALEEKTHLMEETLLHHLGKTAEILVFLLGAMTIVEIIDYFDGFSTIKGYIKTSSKKKILWIFGFLAFFLSAIIDNLTATIVLVSILQKIILDRNVRIWYAGLIIIAANAGGAWSPIGDVTTTMLWIGKKVTTGHLFVYLFIPSLLCMLVPFFIASFLPAFKGNIEKLEENIDKPASKYSSIMLYLGLGGIVSVPIFKTLTHLPPYVGMMLALGVVATFAEIYSNRKFALSFDTHEDSDHQGHHSPVHHSLSKIEMPSILFFLGILMAVAALESLGILFGFASSLQENMPMLGTELHHEGVSDIVVLLLGVGSAVIDNVPLVAASLGMFSEPIDNELWHFIAYSAGTGGSMLIIGSAAGVVAMGMEKIDFFWYLKKIAWLAAVGFLVGAAAFMFTRTLF from the coding sequence ATGGAATTAGCAATTATTTTAATATTTGTAATCGGTTACTTGGCCATTACCCTCGAGCACAATTTAAAAATAGATAAATTAATTCCAGCGCTGGTCATGATGGCTATTTGTTGGGCTTTAATAGCTCTTGGGATTGAAGGCTTTTCGCAATGGTTCGATTCGGCAAACCACAGTTTGTTAGATAATTTTGGAGGATTGGCCTTAGAGGAAAAAACACATTTAATGGAGGAAACGCTGTTGCATCACCTAGGTAAAACAGCCGAAATTCTTGTGTTTCTTTTGGGTGCGATGACCATCGTGGAAATTATTGATTATTTTGATGGTTTTTCAACCATTAAAGGATATATAAAAACCAGTAGCAAGAAAAAGATACTGTGGATTTTTGGGTTCTTAGCCTTTTTTCTTTCTGCCATAATCGATAATTTAACCGCAACAATTGTTCTTGTTTCCATTCTTCAAAAAATCATTTTAGATAGAAATGTTCGTATTTGGTATGCTGGTTTAATTATTATTGCTGCTAATGCCGGTGGCGCTTGGTCGCCAATTGGTGATGTAACCACAACCATGCTTTGGATTGGTAAAAAAGTAACCACAGGACATTTGTTTGTGTACTTATTTATCCCTTCGTTATTATGTATGCTGGTGCCGTTTTTTATCGCTTCATTTTTACCAGCTTTTAAAGGAAACATTGAAAAACTTGAAGAAAACATTGATAAGCCCGCCTCTAAATACAGTTCCATTATGCTTTATTTAGGTCTGGGCGGTATTGTATCGGTGCCAATATTTAAAACCTTAACACATTTGCCTCCTTATGTGGGAATGATGCTTGCGTTAGGTGTAGTGGCGACCTTTGCAGAAATTTACAGTAACAGAAAATTTGCATTATCCTTTGATACGCATGAAGATTCAGATCACCAAGGGCATCACAGTCCGGTGCATCATTCGCTTTCAAAAATTGAAATGCCGAGTATTTTATTCTTTTTAGGAATTTTGATGGCTGTTGCAGCTTTAGAGTCATTAGGAATCCTATTCGGATTTGCATCCAGTTTGCAGGAAAATATGCCTATGTTGGGCACCGAGTTGCATCACGAAGGCGTTTCGGATATCGTTGTATTGTTGTTGGGCGTAGGTTCTGCGGTAATCGATAATGTGCCCTTGGTAGCTGCCAGTTTAGGGATGTTTTCCGAGCCTATCGACAACGAATTATGGCACTTTATTGCCTATTCGGCAGGAACAGGTGGAAGTATGCTAATTATTGGTTCTGCGGCTGGTGTTGTGGCTATGGGTATGGAAAAAATAGACTTTTTCTGGTACCTAAAAAAGATAGCGTGGTTAGCCGCAGTTGGTTTCTTAGTAGGTGCTGCGGCATTTATGTTTACCAGAACTCTATTTTAA
- a CDS encoding Glu/Leu/Phe/Val dehydrogenase dimerization domain-containing protein — MKALLKKYENKEPEIVFNWKDPETDAEGWTVINSLRGGAAGGGTRMRKGLDMNEVVSLAKTMEIKFTVSGPSIGGAKSGINFDPNDPRKKGVLERWYAAVSPLLKSYYGTGGDLNVDEIHEVIPITEESGVWHPQEGVFNGHFKPTEADKINRIGQLRQGVIKVIENPIYSPSVSRKYTVADMITGFGVAEAVKQYYNIYGGNVKGKRAVIQGFGNVGAAAAFYLSQMGAKIVGIIDISGGLINENGFTFEEITNLFLAKTGNTLVSKNVIPFEEANKKIWSIKTEIFAPCAASRLITIGQIDKMIDSGLEVISCGANVPFADKEIFFGPIMEHTDSRVSLIPDFISNCGMARVFAYFMERRVQMTDEAIFNDTSNRIKEAIEKVHHKNQFKTGISATAFEIALSQLI, encoded by the coding sequence ATGAAAGCATTATTAAAAAAATACGAAAACAAAGAACCCGAAATAGTTTTTAATTGGAAAGATCCTGAAACCGATGCCGAAGGTTGGACGGTTATAAACTCCCTGCGTGGAGGCGCAGCAGGTGGCGGAACCAGAATGCGAAAAGGTTTGGATATGAACGAGGTGGTCTCTTTGGCAAAAACCATGGAAATTAAATTCACCGTATCCGGTCCATCCATTGGTGGTGCTAAATCGGGTATTAATTTCGATCCTAACGACCCGCGTAAAAAAGGAGTGTTGGAGCGTTGGTACGCGGCCGTATCGCCATTACTTAAAAGCTATTACGGTACAGGTGGCGATTTGAATGTTGACGAAATTCACGAGGTTATTCCTATTACAGAAGAAAGTGGTGTTTGGCACCCACAAGAAGGTGTTTTTAACGGACATTTTAAACCTACCGAAGCCGATAAAATTAACAGGATTGGCCAACTCAGACAAGGCGTTATAAAGGTTATCGAAAACCCGATTTATTCCCCGAGTGTGTCAAGAAAATACACCGTAGCCGATATGATTACTGGCTTTGGTGTTGCCGAGGCGGTTAAACAATATTATAATATTTACGGCGGAAATGTAAAGGGAAAGCGTGCCGTAATACAAGGATTTGGAAATGTTGGTGCAGCCGCGGCATTTTATTTATCTCAAATGGGCGCTAAAATAGTTGGTATTATTGATATTTCGGGCGGATTAATTAACGAAAACGGGTTTACTTTCGAAGAAATTACTAACTTGTTCCTGGCTAAAACCGGAAACACATTGGTATCTAAAAATGTTATTCCTTTTGAAGAAGCCAACAAAAAAATATGGTCTATTAAAACTGAGATATTTGCGCCATGCGCTGCGTCACGATTAATTACCATTGGTCAAATTGATAAGATGATAGATAGTGGATTAGAAGTTATATCATGTGGTGCCAATGTGCCTTTTGCCGATAAGGAAATCTTTTTTGGCCCCATTATGGAGCATACCGATTCTCGGGTAAGCCTTATTCCAGATTTTATTTCAAACTGTGGAATGGCGCGTGTTTTTGCCTATTTTATGGAACGCCGTGTGCAAATGACCGATGAAGCTATATTTAACGATACCTCAAATAGAATAAAAGAAGCTATAGAAAAAGTACATCATAAAAACCAATTTAAAACCGGAATAAGCGCAACAGCATTTGAAATTGCCTTAAGCCAACTCATTTAA
- a CDS encoding anhydro-N-acetylmuramic acid kinase — protein sequence MIKSKFNVIGVMSGTSLDGIDVVYVTFDYKNTWHFEIKHAETMAYTYEWHQILKNLVSYSSEKLLQIDEDYTVYLSHVINNFIAKHNIKHLDAVCSHGHTALHQPEKKLTYQIGNLADIANLLNSTVVCDFRVQDVKFGGQGAPLVPIGDKLLFSEYDYCINLGGFANVSYKAENERIAFDICPTNIVLNHYVKQLGFDYDDEGKIASIGTINNTLLEQLNTLDFYKETPPKSLGLEWVNTHIFPLIDAFNLEIKDILRTFVEHAAIQIAHIIGNDNQKTVLITGGGAYNRFFIERIKCHSKNKIVIPSKTIVEFKEALIFAFLGVLKLRGEINCLQSVTGAKKDHSSGKIYLP from the coding sequence ATGATAAAATCGAAATTTAACGTTATTGGCGTGATGTCCGGAACATCCTTAGACGGTATCGATGTGGTTTATGTAACATTTGATTATAAAAATACATGGCATTTTGAAATTAAGCACGCCGAAACCATGGCGTACACATATGAATGGCACCAAATTCTTAAAAATTTAGTGTCGTATTCCTCCGAAAAGTTATTGCAAATCGATGAGGATTATACGGTTTATTTGTCGCATGTTATCAATAATTTCATTGCAAAACATAATATTAAACATTTGGATGCGGTATGTTCTCACGGTCACACGGCTTTACATCAACCAGAAAAAAAGCTCACTTATCAAATAGGAAATTTAGCTGATATTGCCAATTTATTGAATAGTACAGTGGTTTGCGATTTTAGGGTTCAAGATGTGAAGTTTGGTGGTCAAGGTGCGCCTTTGGTGCCTATTGGCGATAAATTATTGTTTTCAGAATACGATTACTGTATCAATTTGGGTGGTTTTGCCAATGTGTCTTATAAGGCTGAAAACGAGCGGATTGCTTTCGATATTTGCCCCACAAACATTGTATTAAACCATTACGTGAAACAACTTGGGTTTGACTATGATGACGAAGGCAAGATAGCGTCAATCGGTACGATAAATAATACATTATTAGAACAATTAAATACTTTGGATTTTTACAAAGAAACGCCGCCAAAATCCTTGGGATTGGAATGGGTGAACACGCATATTTTTCCTTTAATCGATGCCTTTAATTTAGAAATAAAAGATATTTTAAGAACATTTGTCGAACACGCCGCCATTCAAATTGCCCATATTATTGGTAACGACAACCAAAAAACGGTGCTAATTACGGGAGGCGGCGCTTACAACAGGTTTTTTATCGAACGGATAAAATGTCATTCAAAAAACAAGATTGTAATTCCTTCAAAAACCATTGTAGAATTTAAAGAAGCCTTGATTTTTGCGTTTTTGGGCGTGTTGAAATTAAGAGGTGAAATAAATTGTTTGCAAAGCGTAACAGGAGCAAAAAAAGACCATAGTTCGGGTAAGATATACCTGCCTTAA
- a CDS encoding acyl-CoA dehydrogenase, which translates to MNFNLSEEHKMIRDAAREFAQTELLPGVIERDNKQEFPAELVKKMADLGFMGVMVDPKYGGSGMDAISYALIMEELSKIDASASVIVSVNNSLVCYGLEAYGTEAQKEKYLTKLATGENIGAFCLSEPEAGSDATSQKTTAVDKGDHYLINGTKNWITSGGRADVYLVIAQTDRHKGSHGINAFIVEKGTEGFHVGPKEDKLGIRGSDTHTLQFNDVKVPKENRIGDDGFGFRFAMKTLSGGRIGIAAQALGIAQGAYELALKYSKERKAFGTEICNHQAIAFKLADMHTEIAAARHLVMKAAWDKDQGNNYDMSSAMAKLYASKVAMEHTTEAVQIHGGNGFVKEYHVERLMRDAKITQIYEGTSEIQKIVISRSIIRD; encoded by the coding sequence ATGAATTTCAATCTATCAGAAGAACATAAAATGATCCGCGATGCTGCCCGCGAATTTGCGCAAACCGAACTACTCCCAGGTGTTATTGAACGCGATAACAAACAAGAATTTCCTGCAGAATTAGTTAAAAAAATGGCAGACTTAGGATTTATGGGTGTTATGGTTGACCCCAAATACGGAGGCAGCGGAATGGATGCGATTTCGTATGCGTTGATTATGGAAGAATTATCGAAAATTGATGCTTCAGCGTCGGTGATTGTTTCGGTAAATAATTCGTTGGTTTGCTACGGGCTTGAAGCTTACGGTACCGAAGCTCAAAAAGAAAAATATTTAACCAAGCTTGCCACGGGCGAAAACATTGGCGCTTTTTGTTTGAGCGAACCCGAAGCCGGTAGCGATGCCACATCGCAAAAAACCACGGCTGTCGATAAAGGCGATCATTACCTTATTAATGGTACTAAAAACTGGATTACCAGTGGTGGTCGTGCCGATGTATATCTTGTTATTGCACAAACCGATCGACATAAAGGTTCACACGGTATTAATGCGTTTATAGTTGAAAAAGGTACGGAAGGTTTTCATGTGGGCCCTAAAGAAGATAAGTTGGGCATCCGCGGAAGCGACACACACACCCTTCAATTTAACGATGTAAAAGTGCCTAAAGAAAATCGCATTGGCGATGATGGTTTTGGCTTTCGATTTGCCATGAAAACACTCTCTGGGGGACGCATAGGTATTGCCGCCCAAGCACTCGGTATAGCACAAGGTGCTTACGAATTGGCATTAAAATACTCTAAAGAACGAAAAGCTTTTGGTACCGAAATTTGCAACCACCAAGCCATTGCTTTTAAACTTGCCGATATGCATACCGAAATTGCTGCAGCACGCCATTTGGTAATGAAAGCAGCCTGGGATAAAGACCAAGGTAATAATTACGATATGTCTAGCGCCATGGCAAAACTTTATGCCTCAAAAGTGGCGATGGAACACACTACCGAAGCCGTTCAAATTCACGGTGGTAACGGTTTTGTAAAAGAATATCACGTGGAACGATTAATGCGTGATGCGAAAATTACACAGATTTACGAAGGCACTTCAGAGATTCAAAAGATTGTGATTTCTAGGAGTATTATAAGAGATTAA